The nucleotide window tttcttaaataaattgCTCTAGATATAGTCTACATTTCTAGCTTATGTTGAtgtacatttttttatttctttggttaaAATATGGCAGTGTTATAAGTTCTTAGCAGctaactaccgacctattgcattgaaatGTTTATATAAGATCATAAAAAAGagggtcaatgcaagactggtgtggtacctggagaagaggggtattttatcacctaccAAGtgaggatttaggaaaatgcattcaaCGACAAATGTGTTTATTCGACATGAGTCCTCTAATTATGAAACCTTttccttccaaacagcaccatgtaacagtattttttgaccttgaaaaggcatgttactacatggagatatggtatacttaaaactattCATAATCTAGGACTGAGAGGAGGTACCATttttcattcaagcatttgtttcacataaATTTCttcaagttagagtaggtgaaacttTGTCAGAGGAAATGTCAgaaagagggagttcctcagggtagtgtgctgagtgtaaccctatttgcactagccataaagggatatcctcagtcatttctaaagatattctctcaacactatatGTGGATGATCTCTCTGTATCATTTGttagagctagaatggcaatggttgagagaaaattacactcttaaaacaaaataattcactgggctgatatgaatggatgagtaaaactgttgttattttttgtaatattcagggagtacatcctgacctggatatgtacatcaaaggtcaacataTCCCATATGTAAGTGCAgatagatttctagggttgatctttgattgtaggcttacatgggttcctcacttgaaagccttaaaagtaaaatgtcttgatgctctgaatcttttaagtgtttttcccatacatcatgggggccacaCCGTGAAACTTTAAAAcgatacaaggccttaattttttcaaaaattaagtatggtgtgaaatatactcctcagccaaccCCAAGCCTATTAAaggttttagattctatacaccgtGCTGGTATCAGAGCATCCACAAGggcctttagaacttcacctatcccaagcctccttgttgacgctggaaaaatgcctttagacctttaccagaagtcttccattgttcggtattggtttaggttgcaaggaCTTCATAATACTTTATCCTGTCAGACTGCAAAACTTATAAGGCATTTTACATATTtttagttgcacccaaaatctcctcaaccctatggtttCCAGATTAAAACATTAGTGGACAGTTCAGATATAGGTAGAAAAAATTGCTCTCATGTATGATATCATCaatccctccatggaaattacccgatatatctttttgtaaatatttcattggctAGAAAAAAAAACGTGACTGACTACGAAGCCAGGTTGATCTTTATGGAACGTGTTGAGGAAcacagggaatcgacttttatatatactgatggctccaaatctgatgattGCGTATGATTTGGAGTATATTGTAGTGCTTTTAATTGCAGAGGATTACagaaatcatacaacaacattttccagctgttgtagtaaacttaattcccaagaatcctcttacagttggctcggtttttcactttaatgatcgattgagtcctttgatgtcttctggtgtagtgtatcgatatatttgcccaaagtgtaactctgtgacctacgtaggatctaccaagaggttgttgaaggtcagaattgactctcatagaggtgttagttttcgaacaggttgcagaatatccaacccagaacattcaaatattcgcaatcatactaaaatttgcaaaataaatatagacaataaagattttagcattataggacaggtatctaatcaCCATGAcctgcctattctggagtcaattttgattaaaacactggttccgtcgttaaacaccCAAAcctcctccactcaattgtacttgtcatagatttctttgttttgttctgtaattgttgatgccattcagtttttatatgcgcttctgcgaggttggttccacttctgttttatgtatatttttacttgaatttttagttttttactaatttttactttttatattttctatatttgtatattttttattaacgtttcttaatgttatatatgtacttcttatttgtagccctggaagatgtgataatgacgatcacgaaacgtcgggatatataataaatggaattttagaactgcctatttccctgtccactttgaaaaatgtaaattactggctgccgccaccttctctgatgatatatatatatatatatatatatatatatatatatatatatatatatatatatatatatatatatatatatatatatatatatatatatatatatatatatatatatatatatatatagctgacgaATTACATCAACTCCTGAGCTCCAATCATACCTGCTTATTTTTACATGAATcggttacacttgaataatacctggACTCTGAGAATATccggaatatatataaacacagtatattcAAAGCTCTAttacattacactcaaaactaaactggataaTTATTCAAGAATTACGAGAAAatcactgatagaaaatattggtgatcgaaattatacgcactttacaaaaaataactatattctataaaaagttgacaataattcagaaaaaaaaatcaactccaAAAATgtcacttaaaatattaaatcttaacTAAACCTTACATAAGACAATCACTTCTTTCACTTGaaattattctataaaaatatccaattttgataattaatgaaaagagttaacactttaacactaatgaataaaccttaaagaaatttacatatacatagttTTTACACTTACGTGTTTGGGTTCAAATGAGGTTACAGAACGGCTAACCAAGAATTTTAATACACTTCAATGTTTAAGCTAAATCTCaaagggccatttacaaaaatgtATGGTAAactatacttacattaacacactacagtTAACTTAGCATTCAATagtttcatcaacgtttgaacacactatacacgatatatgttggatagaaattgcTAATCACGTTTGACTGTAAAACACTATTCGCACTTGAGAGGAGAAAGGGCTGACTGATGTTGACGCTTATAAAGGAATATGCTtgttgcttatgcattcctgggtgTTATATATATGGACTTGATTTATCTAGAATTTTCTGATATATCATACTTGTGGCGTGGGGGCAAGTCTCTAgaggtgtaaggttgccaacgtaatAAATTGGAAAAAGGGTACTGGCCTTGCTtgtgaggcaaccctctctcagctaactctgcccacctacctctCATGACAATAAAAAGAAGAGTATAATTAATTCAAGAATGTTTATGTACTTTCTAACCCTGTGGAAACATATATTTAATGTAATTAATCATGCTCATGCCTTGTGTATGTTATGCTGCATACCTAAATGAGCTTACattagactttgtaacaaaactacacgaaacaaaaagttaattcttaaaattaacgtgAATATGCaaatactgaattaaatgaaaaacaattaCATTAACGATGAAAGGCTaatttaatttacatacattacttaaacctacacgagtggaactcaccttacgattgggctatacatctcttaaatacacaaattaaatacatgaataaaatatttttctcctaTGCTAGGCCAGCattgtaagtatgtatataaatgtatataggtatatatatatatatatatatatatatatatatatatatatatatatgtatgtatatacatatatatatatatatatatatatatatatatatatatatatatatatatatacatacatatatatatatatatatatatatatatatatatatatatatatacatgtatatatatatatctatatatatatatatatatatatatatatatatatatatatatatatatatatatatatatatatatatatatatatatatatatacatatatgtatatatatatacatatatacatatatatatatatatatatatatatatatatatatatatatatatatatatatatatatacatatatatatacatacatacatatatatatatatatatatatatatatatatatatatatatatatatatatatatatatatatgtatatgtgtagcctatacgtgtatatatatacatatatatatatacatatatatatatatatatatatatatatatatatatatatatatatatatatatatggtacgcagacaaaatgtcgaaagacaaaatgtcgaaggtcaaaatgtcgacaaccaaaatgtcgacggtcataatgtcgacactctttgaatatcaatagacaaaatgtcgaaagaaaaaatGATGATTGTCAGCATGCCGTTACGTTAGCCTGacagtctttaaatctttaaatgaccTATTCAACAGCCTAAACAGTTTATTAAATCGTTTTTGCTATATAGTTTAACGAACCAGTTTAACTGCTTTTAAATaacggtgtattcaaatcttatttcttcatttcctttcttggaagtccAACGGTGTATTTAACTGCTTTTAAATaacggtgtattcaaatcttatttcttcatttcctttcttggaagtccaacggtgtattcaaatcttatttcttcatttcctttcttggaagtcagtctttattattactttcataaggcttccaaaaatggagtttatcaaaacaaataaaggaGGTAAGAAGCTTGTGCACGATGGATACATTTACGTGATCGATaagcagaaagaagaaaaaatatattggagatgCGAGAAACGGGGACTTTGCAGTGGAAGACTTGttagcaatggtgaagggatatcagTATCTCAAGAACACTGCCATCCTCCAGATTTAATGCGAAAAGAGGTGCTCAAAGTAAaagaaaagttgaaagaaaaagctAGTGAGTCGGAAGAAATTACTTCCTCGATAGTGAACAAATGTACTCAAAATATTCCTTGGGAAGTAGCCGGAGCTTTACCGAAAAAGGAATCACTTTCACGTACTGTGAAGAGAGTACGTAATTCTCGAAACGGTGATGAAGATTTAACTGTTACAACGAGAGGGGAAAACTTTTTACAGTACAGCTGTGAAGAATTGAGTATTTATTCAACATCAAGGAATCTCCaacttcttaaagaaaaaattagatgGTTTTGTGATGGCACTTTCGATTGCGCTCCAATAGGAAGACAGCTCTACACAATTCATGCCATGATACAGGAAAACAAGACTCTTCCTCTCGTGTATTGCATAACAACccataaaaatgaaaagacttatgaCACCATATTCGGCTGGCTTGAAAGTCGTAACTTGCGACCAGCCTCAGTATCACTAGACTTCGAGCTTTCCGCTATCAATAGCGTAAAGAAATTTTTCCCAAACGCTGAAATCTGCGGATGTTTCTTCCATTTTGGACAATGCCTATGGCGAAAGGTGCAAGGACTGGGTTTGCAAGCTTGGTACTCAAAATCTGAAAATGCAATGCTTATAAAAAAACTTCAGGCAATTGCATTTGTGCCACCACATGATGTATATGATTGTTTTGACACTTTGGTATCAAGTTTTGATGACGAAACCGATAACATTTTAGATGGATTCTTGCAATACTTTGAGACTACATGGTTAGGCGTTTTTCAGCGTGGACGAAGGAGACGCCCAAAGTTTGAAGTTAAATTATGGTCATGTTATGAGAGAACACTAAATGGTTTACCAAGAACAAACAACATGCTTGAGGGCTGGCATAATGCTTTCAAGAGGAGGATGACAATTATCCACCCAACGGAAGAAAAGCTTCTTCGAAAACTCCGTTCTGAACAAGCAAGTACTGAAATGGTACTAGAGCAAGTTTTCCAGGGAAAGGACGTTGggagaaagaacaaaaaatatacagATGTAAACGCCAGGTTGAAAAACGTTGTTGAAGGATATGACTCTGATAATGTACTGGACTTTTTGCAGGCAATAGCTCGGAATTTATAACGATGTACTGTTATTCCACTAttaaatattttaaccctttttagCATGTATTAATAAAGCAATAATTTTATGGATCTTTTTATACACCTATAActctttatctattaattttttgtctaaattgagaaaaccaaagaaaacatattttagtatcaatttacattcttggagttcatttaagaatagtgtgttcaagtgtctgaacgtcaaatatttttctttcgacattttgtctattgatactcaaagagtgtcgacattaggaccgtcgacattttggttgtcgacattatgaccgtcgacattttgtctttcgacattttgtcccactaccatatatatatatatatatatatatatatatatatatatatatatatatatatatatatatatatatatatatatatatatatatgtatatatacacacacacacacacatatatatatatatatatatatatatatatatatatatatatatatacatttatatacatacttacaatgctggtctagcataggagtaaatattttattcacgtatttaatttgtgtatttaataAACACTGCTGTGAAGAGTTTGATAGCCATGAACGTAAAGACAAAcattaaaaaaactaaagataCTGTTTCTGTCTATGAGGAGGTGAAGTAATAACTTATAAAGTCCCACCCATATAAGGAAGCGACAGGTTCATTTGACTCCAGCACTGTATTCGAGAACACCAAGCCCCTGAATGGATGCCCACAGGAAGGACTTAAATAATTCAAAAAGATGAACGTAAAGGTAATGTAGTAAGCATCTATAGACCAAtaacctgcctaccaataatgtggaaatTGTTAACATGAATCAGTGAAAGGCTGGCGTAAACAAACACTATCCCCAGCCTGCAAAAAGGATGCAAAATGAAATGCAGAGTTACACATGACAAATCAAAAATATACAATATGATAACGAAGAATAGCAAGAGAAGGAAAAGCAGCCTTAGTATGGCATGAACCTAATGAcgggatttggaggatttgaagaAGACTCCCCACTATTGGAGCAGAAGCATCTTTAGGctttaactggagagagagagagagagagagagagagagagagagagagagagagagagagagagagagagagagagagagagagagagtttagtatttCAGCTACTCTAAAATACAATTCATTAAGGACTATATTGGTTTCATTATATGCACAAAATGCGCGATATTTACTCATTCAAAGAATATAATTTCCCTTTGAAACACCTCAACGTATTTTAAGTCATTGATGATAATTATCTTAATGCTTTGTTATATTCACCAATAGAAAATTTCCTTATTGATAACTGTCCAGTGAACATGATGGATCAtacataaaatttaaaaagaaactttttcctccatagtgtttttattttattctattttttattttttgtgatcaCAAAACAGATACAAAGTTCGGTTTTTAAATACGTTTATCATCTGAAATATCTGAGTCTCAAAGATGAAACCATTTATCTAATATACTGCAGTATTCTCAGcatgaaattctttttatattacattatattatataggtatgctatatgaaagaaatggaaataatacaaaacacaaatattaataaaaagaaaataattagataatATGGAAAGTAGTTCCACCCGATGTTTTCAACTTATTTTGATAAGTCAAAAACTGCATCATGTTTATCTTGGAATTAATtttaaaaaacataaagaaaacaatTGCTGCAATTTAAGCCTACGTAACTAAAGTCTAGGAAAGAGCTTCAATATTGTATTTTTTGCAATAATTGCTGGTCAGTCTATGTTCTCCCCAAGTAACGAATTGGGGAAGTTTACAAAATCTGATCTATGAAATATAGTTTCTAgagtgtggtaaaaaaaaaaaaatatatggtttggaTATAAGTGGTTGTTATACTTGTGTACATATTATCAATCTCAAATGGTTTCTCCCACGTTCACCCTTCCAAGTACACAGAATCTCATAGTTGTTGTAATCCATCGAAAATTCATCACACATTTCTTACCACCCAGTGAGTTATTATTTCGAGAGTTTACAAGTATCGTTGATAAACAAAACATTATTGTCACTCTGACTTCGCTTGTAGAGATGGGGATTTAACTGCTAGTAATATTGGTTtgtttaaatttaactacctgaatGACCACCGGAGCCGGCAGATGACAAAAATCTCACTTCAGCATTTCTTTATCCTATTAGGTTTTACATTCTCACCTATACTTACTATGTTtacaaaacattttgaaaataaaataaaaacattaattttcatgaGACATCAGGTGAAAGAGACAATGACAATTATATAAAAATGGTGGCAGGAAAGTGCAATCTGCTATAAATGTTCATGGAGAGGTAAGTGCCTGAGTATGCAGtaccagagaaagagaaatttaTCCTGTTACCCTGTCCAGCATAACAGTATCCTCGTCCCGGCCTCTGGCGGGAGgaacaaatttaatgttgttagacCACATGTAAGATTTATACACCTAGGTTTAGAAAGTATGTCAGAGATAACGTGGAACACAACGGACACGgcaataaataatttaacaaagaaaattattgttttacCCAATAGCGAATTGGGGTGGGTGAACTTACTCACTGTGAAAGAATGAGAAGGGTTTTAGCAAAAAGACGACCTGCATATAACTGACTTTATTAAAAGTAGATAACACGTTTTTATATAAACGGTTGAGGGTGATGATGACCTAAAATTTCAACAATGTAAAAAAGGCaaagacaagcttaaacaggttttactATCATCAGTAAGGATCTTATCGAAAAGACAACCCGAAGATGTGGTTAGGAAATACAAaggtaagaaattattattattataattttttttttttgaagtcctGTTAGAAACAGTGTAG belongs to Palaemon carinicauda isolate YSFRI2023 chromosome 17, ASM3689809v2, whole genome shotgun sequence and includes:
- the LOC137656206 gene encoding uncharacterized protein, translated to MEFIKTNKGGKKLVHDGYIYVIDKQKEEKIYWRCEKRGLCSGRLVSNGEGISVSQEHCHPPDLMRKEVLKVKEKLKEKASESEEITSSIVNKCTQNIPWEVAGALPKKESLSRTVKRVRNSRNGDEDLTVTTRGENFLQYSCEELSIYSTSRNLQLLKEKIRWFCDGTFDCAPIGRQLYTIHAMIQENKTLPLVYCITTHKNEKTYDTIFGWLESRNLRPASVSLDFELSAINSVKKFFPNAEICGCFFHFGQCLWRKVQGLGLQAWYSKSENAMLIKKLQAIAFVPPHDVYDCFDTLVSSFDDETDNILDGFLQYFETTWLGVFQRGRRRRPKFEVKLWSCYERTLNGLPRTNNMLEGWHNAFKRRMTIIHPTEEKLLRKLRSEQASTEMVLEQVFQGKDVGRKNKKYTDVNARLKNVVEGYDSDNVLDFLQAIARNL